In the Granulosicoccus antarcticus IMCC3135 genome, ACGTGCCAACACTTACGCAAATTCTTCTTGTGACAATAAGGACTAGCTGAGGATAAACAACGCTGGAAGCGTCAAGCATTCCAGATACAGTGCCTGAATCCGCTGACGGACTCAACTATAAAACCAGGGGGCGGCGCGGCGTCTCTATTGATACGCTGACTCCCGGCATCAGGTCATCACCATTCCACCATTCACGCTGATGGTCTGCCCAGTGATGTAGGAAGCGGCGGGAGAGGCCAGAAACAGGCAGGTTTGCGCTATATCTGACGGAGTTCCCAACCGGCCAAGAGCAATCTCGCCCTTTATTTTTTCCTTTTGATCTTCGGATAATGCATTCGTCATGTCGGACTCGATAAAACCCGGAGCAACTGCGTTGATCGTAATCGATCTGGAACCCAGTTCACGAGCCAGTGATTTGGTCATGCCAAGCACGCCTGCTTTTGAGGCAGCATAATTAACCTGACCTGCGTTACCCGTAATACCGACAACTGAACTGATGTTGATGATACGACCGCCACGCGCCTTGACCATCGGCTTGATGACCAGTCTGCACAGTCGATAGACGCTGGTCAGATTGGTCGCGATGACCTCATCCCATTCACTGTCTTTCATGCGCATGAACAGATTATCGCGTGTGATTCCTGCATTATTCACCAGAATCGACACCGGACCATAGTTTGTGCCGATCTGACTGATCGCCTCCTCGGTCTGTGCGGCATCGGTCACATTCAGGCACAAACCCGTACCCTTGATACCAGCCTGCTCAAAGCGGGCGCTGATCGCTGCCGCGCCTTTTTCTGATGTCGCGGTGCCGATAACAGTAGCCCCGTGCGCGCCCAGAAGGTCGCTGATGGCGGCTCCGATACCCCGACTGGCGCCGGTTACCAGGGCTATCTGGTTTTCTAGAGTTGATTCAGTCATTGTCTGCTGTCTGGTTGACTTGGTTATTTTACTGCACCGCTCAAGCGGCAGTGACACCGACGGCTGCCAGCGCGGCCACAAGACCGGCTGTGGAGTCCACAGGCAAGGTGGTCAGGGAGCGATCAATGCGTTTGCCCAAACCTGTCAGAACTTTACCAGGACCTGCTTCGATGACTGTCGTTACACCGTGCACATCCCTCAAAGCTTCAACTGTCCGAGTCCAATAAACGGGATTGTACACATGTGCCTTCAAATGACCGATCAGAGAATCCAGATCGTCAGCCGCACGGGCCGTGGCATTTTGCACCAATGGTGCAGACGGCTCGGAAAACGTCAGTGTATCCATGGTCTTGGCAAGCTCTTCGCCCGCATCACGCATCAGTGATGAATGATTCGGCACGCTCACCGCCAGCATGAGAGCCTTGCGGCAACCTTGCTCACGTGCCAGTGCAACCGTTTTTTCCAATGCATCCAGATGCCCGGAAATGGCAACCTGCCCCGGCGCGTTGAAATTGACCGCTTCACTGATACGCTCACCGCTAACCGAGGCGCACAGGTCAATGACAGCTTGATCATCCATACCGATCAATGCAGCCATGCCACCCTGACCTTCTGGTACCGCAGATGCCATCAGCTCTGCACGACGCTTGACCAGCGTCAGCCCATCAGCAAAGGACAAGATATCAGCGGCCACCATTGCGGAAAATTCGCCCAG is a window encoding:
- the fabG gene encoding 3-oxoacyl-ACP reductase FabG: MTESTLENQIALVTGASRGIGAAISDLLGAHGATVIGTATSEKGAAAISARFEQAGIKGTGLCLNVTDAAQTEEAISQIGTNYGPVSILVNNAGITRDNLFMRMKDSEWDEVIATNLTSVYRLCRLVIKPMVKARGGRIINISSVVGITGNAGQVNYAASKAGVLGMTKSLARELGSRSITINAVAPGFIESDMTNALSEDQKEKIKGEIALGRLGTPSDIAQTCLFLASPAASYITGQTISVNGGMVMT
- the fabD gene encoding ACP S-malonyltransferase, giving the protein MDIYFKECVVTFAVVFPGQGAQSVGMLAELAAEYSSIQATFAEASEVLGQDLWQLAQNGPAETLSDTRITQPLMFTSGVAIWRVMRESGLPTPSVFAGHSLGEFSAMVAADILSFADGLTLVKRRAELMASAVPEGQGGMAALIGMDDQAVIDLCASVSGERISEAVNFNAPGQVAISGHLDALEKTVALAREQGCRKALMLAVSVPNHSSLMRDAGEELAKTMDTLTFSEPSAPLVQNATARAADDLDSLIGHLKAHVYNPVYWTRTVEALRDVHGVTTVIEAGPGKVLTGLGKRIDRSLTTLPVDSTAGLVAALAAVGVTAA